ACCATCGTGATGTAGTTAATATATACACCCATGTCTCGTAAAATGACAGATGCATGCAGAAATCGTGACATCCAGCAAAGGTTCTGAGGCTCTGATTGattgatatgtttttttgcCCCCCTTTGGTGATTTTTCATCCTCGCCTTCTCAATTATAGATcaaataaatcttataaataatcatttatAGCAATTGAAAACAAGAGAAGTAGACGACTAACAGAAATAATGAAGATATGGAGATGCACACGAGGTTAAGTTTTAGTTCTAAATCATTGACATAATGGCTCCATCACCATTCCTTCTTTGGTATGGTCTCACGTGCACTCTCAACCCCCACGGTTCCCTCTTTTAAAAtggtatttataaaaatatttttttttgctcgTGGTTCTTTAAGATCAATCAGAAAATATATCAGAACAACATTATATTGTTCATCCTTAGCTACATTACTCATGATAATGTTGGCAAACTAAAAATCAATTGAAAGACCAAATAATTCTCTATAACTTTATATGCATATTGACATATTTTAGTATTTGAAACTATCAGGGTTTGCCTAATTTGATAATGGGGAATTGATGTTTTTGATTGGAGAACATATCATGTGGCCTCTGGTCTTCATCACTTGTTAGTATGATAGTTgcacgtttaaaaaaaaagcgactagttttacaaaaaaaaaaaaaaaaaaaaaagcgactATAAAgttttagattaaaataatGTGACCTTAAAAAATTGGTTATGATCTAGTGGTACTGATAAATCTCCAAATTACTAGTTGAACTTTACAAGAAACAATTGAGTTGCTAATTGCAAGTATGGTGTGAGAAAGACAGTGGTTGATTAAAGCCCAAATTAGATAAACGGGCTGATGTTTAGTTGGATTGAAACAATTGGGTCCATTTTGTGTTTGCTGTTTTTATACATCGATGTTTTTGTTTGGTCGGGTTGCTAACACACACAACCTACCTGTTATCCGGGTTTAAGAAGCccaaaaggaagaaaaaaatattagtcaTCATTACTACAATATTAAAAGCCCAAGGCGCCACAAGACTTGGTCAAAAGCGCACCATATGGCGAGCGCCTTGCCTTGCGGAATAAACATTGCCTCAGAGATCTTTGGCGTTAGGACCCTCGCCATGATGCGCCTTGTGCCTTGGCGTAAAAGGGGTTCGCCTTCTAACACACAGGTCTAGACACAAAAGATAGATTTGGTTTGAAATGGACTAATAAAACCATTATTTAGAGTGATTATATGTAGAAATTTAATAGAAATAGGATCTTATTAGATTCCTCCATTGTTACCGTTATAAGATTTCCAACTAAAACTCATCTTGAATCTAGTTGCAATTATTGTTGTGACATGCTCAGCTTCTGCCTTAAAATGTGTGTTTTACGAAATGACATGGTCAAATCTCAATGGACTCAAGATGTTCCTGCTAAATTTCCTCACATCTTTGAATAATATAACCAAGTTTAACATTAATCAAATAACAAATCGTGTTTATTGCCTAACAAGCTATTAATTATATACACCAatcaaacataataaaaaaaaacaagagaagcTACAAGAAAAATAGACAAAGATAACTATTAGCGCATCATAAGAGCAAACTCATCGAAGCTTAAGACACCATCATCATTGAGATCAAAAGCACGAATCATAACTCTACAATCATCAGTCGTTCTTGATTCACCTAGCTTCTTAAGCATCATCTTCAAGCTTCTAGGAGTAATACACTCTTCACCTTCAGCTATATACATTTTGAACGCTTCCTTAAgctccatcttcttctcttcctctgaACATTTATCATCTCCCTTAATCAACTGAGCAAACTCATCAAAATCCAACATCCCATCTCCGTCTGTATCAGACAACCTAACCGCAGCTTCGGCTTCTTCGTCAGATAGTTGCTCTCCTAGTGTCATGAAACTCTTTTGAAGCTCGTGTGGAGAGATTCTACCGTCTTTGTTTGCGTCCATGTAAGCAAAGACAGCCTCTATGTCGTCTCTGTTCTTGTCATGATCACAATTCTTGTTATGTTGTTTCTCTGCGGCCGAGTCTTTCCTCTCCGGTGAAAGTTTCCTGCAGAGTTTCATGAAAGATGATTGAGGTTGAGCAGTAGTCTTCATGAtagattagaaaaaaataagttgtatttttatatattttgccTGTTTGAATTGGAAATTGAATGAGAAATGAGGGAGAAAAAGGATGCTATGTTTATATATAGGCGTCTGTCAAGTTGtggtaaatttaaataaataaagacgAAAGTGTAACAAACGTGGAAAACCagtgttttagatatttttgacctcgtttttaattgtatttattagGTATTTATTAGGTCAAAACACACGCTTTTTCTTCCATTTAAATTGGATTAGGAcaagaaaaggagaaaatatGCTGTGATAAATTACGAGACCGGCCACTTGTTTTTGACAATCGCAGCAACGCGAGATGAACCCGTGGGCGCTAGGGAGCTTCACTTCTTTTGTCGGCTTATTATGCTGTTAATATTTTTCGCAATAATAACAAGATATGTATATGCTTGCCTACGCAGCTACACTACGTGTATGGACATGATTGATTAAAAATACTATCGTGTAGACCGAGGCAGTCATATGCCCATGGAAACAGGTGCAAATGGTCAACGTGTAGTTTCGgttaacaagtttttttttctgttaacgGTCAAGAAAACGGTTGCCGACAAGAAACATTTAAGGCAATGTTTAGCTTAATTTAGTAACGACGAAACGTAACGCAGGCGTCGACATTATAATATCTTCAATTGGCCATTACTATTGACCCGGTCCAGCAACATTCCAGAAACAAGAAACTCATCAGAAGTTCATTGATCTTTGGAGTGTTTTTAGAAGTTAACGTAATTGGTCTTTGTGATTATTACTATTTGTTATTCGAAACTGTTTAATATCtcaacttttctttttgttcttatgattaaactaaattttaatcgGTTGAAAAGTTATTACGAGTTATAATTTTATCCGATTATGTTTGGTTTACACAGATAATATAACGTTTTTGGTTCTAGTTTTCTTTGCTAGTAACTCCGCACAAATATTTCGGTTTCTGAAGATACAAATTAAATTCAAACTCTCAAAATCATCCTCAAAAATGTAAATTCAAAAGTTGACACACCAATAGAATGATACCTTTCTAATGTAAAATACTCGACTAAGTACATTATGcgattgttttgattttttttttgaattgctctgatatatatatgaactttgAGCTAAAGGTAGACATAATGACactgttttttttgtaacacaggCATAATAACACTtgcaaacatataaatattattcttataattttatCTATATACAGTTTCACCCGTCAATGACGCAATGTAGATGTGAAAACTAATGGAGAAAAGAGAACATATATATAAGCTTAGTTGTCAATATGTAGTACagaaaaaataagataatattaacATTAACAAGTTCCaacttaacattttaaaaagatgCATCAAAAAGAGAAGATGACACTAAAAACCTTAAACAGATTGCTGCAATTAGAAGAAACATGGGGCCTTACAAAAAAAGCCATGACAAACTAAAATAACCATTCACTTTTCTCACACTTGCTggctaatatatttttttttttgtcacgaaacaTCTTCATTCACTTCCATCTAGTTAGGTGGGGGAATTAATACATCCTCACCCACCTCTTGTTCATACAAGGACAAAGCACTCTTTACAAGCAAATCTGCAACTACATTTCTCTCTCGTGGAAACCACAAAAACATAATGGCCTCAAAAGATGATGCTAAGACCTGGATATCCTCTGTAATTCCATAAATCTCTAGTGGAGGCGCCTTGCCGTTGATGGCATTGATCAGTTGCATCGAGTCCGATTGGAAAGCTGCTCTTCTTATACCTTGATTCCCGCAGGCCACCATTGCATCACGAAGTGCCAACCCTTCTGCTATTAAAGCTGAAGAGACGAAGCTAAGTCCTCTCTGTCCCTTTGTAGTTTCCCCTT
The sequence above is drawn from the Raphanus sativus cultivar WK10039 chromosome 7, ASM80110v3, whole genome shotgun sequence genome and encodes:
- the LOC108815040 gene encoding calcium-binding protein CML38, which codes for MKTTAQPQSSFMKLCRKLSPERKDSAAEKQHNKNCDHDKNRDDIEAVFAYMDANKDGRISPHELQKSFMTLGEQLSDEEAEAAVRLSDTDGDGMLDFDEFAQLIKGDDKCSEEEKKMELKEAFKMYIAEGEECITPRSLKMMLKKLGESRTTDDCRVMIRAFDLNDDGVLSFDEFALMMR